From one Amycolatopsis sp. FDAARGOS 1241 genomic stretch:
- a CDS encoding lycopene cyclase domain-containing protein yields the protein MGKLEYLAVLGACVLITLPLELAGARVYRRPRRLARAVGPVALVFLVWDAVAIAGGVWDYAPQSLSGIRAPFGVPLEEVLFFVVIPICGLLTYEAVGLTLTAVRRLGRRRVRR from the coding sequence GTGGGCAAGCTGGAATACCTCGCCGTGCTCGGTGCCTGCGTCCTGATCACGCTGCCGCTCGAACTGGCGGGAGCCAGGGTCTACCGGCGCCCGCGCCGGCTGGCGCGCGCCGTGGGGCCCGTGGCTCTCGTGTTCCTGGTGTGGGACGCCGTCGCCATCGCGGGCGGGGTATGGGACTACGCGCCCCAGAGCCTCAGCGGGATCCGAGCACCGTTCGGCGTCCCGCTCGAAGAGGTCCTGTTCTTCGTCGTCATTCCGATCTGCGGCCTCCTGACCTACGAGGCAGTGGGCCTGACGCTCACGGCGGTGCGCCGTCTCGGCCGGCGGCGGGTGCGGCGGTGA
- a CDS encoding IS3 family transposase, which translates to MRHRGAYGRPRIVAVLHRRGRRVNHKRVGRVMREHGVVGLTRRRRRSLTRPDVVAASVPDLIGRDFTSPSPGRRLVGDITYLPTREGWLYLATVIDLHTREMVGHAMADHMRADLVRDALDLAVRRGLISGDAVFHADRGTQYTSGRFRSALAEHGMRPSVGRTGSCFDNAVAESFFATLKTEIGTAVWATRDDARRDVFAYLGYYNHDRLHSTLNYRTPHEVRVGYRQGLTLVA; encoded by the coding sequence GTGCGTCACCGAGGCGCCTACGGGCGTCCGCGGATCGTCGCCGTGCTGCACCGCCGCGGCCGTCGGGTCAACCACAAACGGGTCGGACGGGTCATGCGCGAGCACGGGGTCGTCGGTCTCACCCGCAGGCGGCGCAGGTCTCTGACCAGGCCCGATGTTGTCGCGGCGTCGGTGCCGGACCTGATCGGTCGGGACTTCACCTCCCCGTCGCCGGGGAGGCGGTTGGTGGGCGACATCACCTACCTGCCCACCCGGGAGGGCTGGCTCTACCTGGCCACGGTGATCGACCTGCACACCCGAGAAATGGTCGGGCACGCGATGGCCGACCACATGCGCGCCGACCTCGTCCGCGACGCCCTCGACCTCGCCGTCAGACGTGGCCTGATCAGCGGTGACGCGGTTTTCCACGCCGATCGCGGGACGCAGTACACCTCTGGGCGGTTCCGGTCCGCACTTGCCGAGCACGGCATGCGCCCGTCGGTGGGCCGGACCGGGTCGTGCTTCGACAACGCCGTCGCGGAGTCGTTCTTCGCCACCCTCAAAACCGAGATCGGCACCGCCGTGTGGGCGACCCGCGACGACGCCCGACGGGACGTTTTCGCCTACCTGGGCTACTACAACCACGACCGTCTACATTCGACACTCAACTACCGCACCCCGCACGAAGTCCGCGTCGGCTATCGTCAAGGTCTCACCCTCGTGGCATGA
- a CDS encoding polyprenyl synthetase family protein, translating to MKGNWMATKAASVIPAQAGPRDWLTVLGEELSTHVGEFVTRRCDEQFTGRGEGALAVTALPEFVRGGKFLRSMFAYVGWCCSAPENDAAVRAVASLELLHCFALAQDDVMDASQLRRGRPALHTQFARWHRDQGWSGSPARFGEAAAILSGDLFLVWSEQMLRESGLPAGTLSRGWPLYDAMRAELAAGQLADLVNDARTVPDWESVLDVLRRKSGNYTVRRPLELGATLAGCDTRISRALGVYGGLVGEAFQFRDDVLGIFGDPDVTGKPVGQDLRDRKASSVVALAVTMADTTLRRELERLLSRDAIDDDTVAALRDAIIASGALDQLEKLIDKQVRKALDVIDSADVPARMAETLAVLAARCTERVR from the coding sequence ATGAAGGGGAACTGGATGGCGACCAAGGCGGCGAGCGTCATCCCGGCACAGGCCGGCCCGCGCGATTGGCTGACCGTGCTCGGCGAGGAACTTTCCACCCACGTCGGTGAATTCGTGACCCGGCGCTGCGATGAGCAGTTCACCGGCCGGGGTGAAGGTGCGCTCGCCGTGACAGCCCTACCGGAGTTCGTCCGCGGCGGCAAGTTCCTGCGGTCGATGTTCGCCTACGTCGGCTGGTGCTGCAGCGCGCCGGAGAACGACGCCGCCGTGCGGGCGGTCGCCAGTCTCGAACTACTGCATTGCTTCGCCCTCGCGCAGGACGACGTCATGGACGCGTCGCAGCTGCGCCGAGGTCGGCCGGCCCTGCACACCCAGTTCGCCCGCTGGCACCGCGACCAAGGTTGGAGCGGCTCGCCGGCCCGGTTCGGCGAGGCCGCGGCGATACTGTCCGGCGACCTGTTCCTGGTCTGGTCCGAACAGATGCTGCGCGAAAGCGGGCTGCCCGCCGGAACGCTGTCGCGTGGGTGGCCGCTCTACGACGCCATGCGTGCGGAACTGGCCGCGGGGCAGCTCGCCGACCTGGTGAACGACGCCCGAACCGTGCCTGACTGGGAGTCGGTACTGGACGTGCTCCGCCGCAAGTCCGGCAACTACACCGTCCGCCGGCCGCTGGAGCTCGGCGCCACGCTGGCCGGCTGCGACACCCGGATTTCGCGGGCCCTCGGCGTTTACGGCGGACTCGTCGGCGAGGCGTTCCAGTTCCGCGACGACGTCCTGGGCATCTTCGGTGACCCGGACGTGACCGGCAAACCCGTGGGACAGGACCTGCGCGACAGGAAAGCCTCCAGTGTCGTTGCGCTCGCGGTCACCATGGCCGACACCACGCTGCGGCGAGAGCTCGAGCGCCTCCTGAGCCGCGACGCCATCGACGACGACACCGTAGCCGCACTGCGCGACGCCATCATCGCGTCCGGTGCCCTGGATCAGCTGGAGAAGCTGATCGACAAGCAGGTGCGGAAAGCCCTGGACGTGATCGACAGCGCGGACGTGCCGGCCCGGATGGCCGAAACGCTCGCCGTGCTCGCCGCCCGCTGCACGGAGCGTGTCCGATGA
- a CDS encoding DUF5914 domain-containing protein — translation MTFRQRLDRRWPAGWPVRPFGEPRWAAQPPTFAECSPAVIADAVKRAEARQSGNWYVLAASRQVRPDRPFGRSIGGRELVAWRTRCGEVRAGPGVCPHLGAPLAEARLDCDELVCRWHGLRVGGGPRAGWSPVPVFDDGVLVWTRLDELGGEPPTARPAVPPRPQQSGSVDAVATVTGVCEPADVVANRLDPWHGAWFHPYSFARLKVLEAPLGTDVEDRFLVEVTFRLAGRWGVPVVAEFFCPGPRTVVMRIVDGEGVGSVVETHATPLGVGVDGRARTAVIEAVVAVSERAGFAVVRKAAGALRPLIRRTAERLWRDDLAYAERRYSLRTADPR, via the coding sequence ATGACGTTCAGGCAGCGGCTCGACCGGCGGTGGCCGGCGGGCTGGCCGGTCCGGCCTTTCGGTGAGCCGCGGTGGGCCGCGCAGCCTCCCACCTTCGCCGAATGCAGCCCGGCTGTGATCGCCGACGCCGTGAAACGGGCGGAGGCCCGCCAGTCCGGGAACTGGTACGTGCTGGCAGCAAGCCGTCAGGTCCGGCCGGACCGGCCCTTCGGCCGGAGCATCGGCGGCCGGGAATTGGTCGCCTGGCGGACTCGCTGCGGCGAGGTACGGGCCGGACCGGGCGTATGCCCCCACCTGGGCGCGCCGCTGGCCGAAGCCCGGCTCGACTGCGACGAGCTGGTCTGCCGATGGCACGGCCTACGGGTCGGCGGCGGGCCGCGGGCGGGTTGGTCGCCGGTGCCGGTTTTCGACGACGGTGTGCTGGTCTGGACACGGCTGGATGAGCTTGGCGGTGAACCTCCCACCGCGCGGCCCGCTGTCCCGCCTCGACCCCAGCAGAGCGGCAGCGTGGACGCAGTGGCGACCGTGACGGGCGTGTGCGAGCCCGCCGACGTCGTCGCGAACCGCCTTGATCCCTGGCACGGCGCCTGGTTCCACCCGTACTCGTTCGCGCGGCTCAAGGTGCTTGAAGCACCCCTGGGCACAGACGTCGAGGACCGGTTCCTCGTCGAGGTGACCTTTCGGCTGGCGGGGCGCTGGGGAGTGCCGGTGGTGGCCGAATTCTTCTGCCCCGGCCCTCGCACCGTGGTGATGCGCATTGTCGACGGCGAGGGGGTAGGCAGCGTGGTCGAGACCCACGCCACCCCGTTGGGCGTCGGTGTGGACGGGCGGGCGAGGACGGCGGTCATCGAGGCGGTTGTCGCGGTGTCCGAGCGGGCCGGGTTCGCGGTCGTGCGCAAGGCCGCCGGTGCGCTGCGCCCGCTGATCCGCCGCACAGCCGAGCGCCTCTGGCGTGACGACCTCGCCTACGCCGAGCGCCGCTACTCGCTGCGCACGGCCGATCCTCGCTGA
- a CDS encoding phytoene/squalene synthase family protein, producing the protein MTRRELDAAGIHDPALRSAYQRCRTVNARHGRTYFLATRLLSPAQRPPVHALYGFARRLDDIVDKPAGGATPATITAELDAVERDFFSALAARHSDDPLLASVIDTCARYEIATRHFRAFFRSMRMDLTVTDYPRRSALDEYVHGSAEVIGLQVLPVLGTVTGRDEAAPHAAALGKAFQLTNFLRDVAEDLARNRVYLPADELAAFGVDRDRLGWCADRGLVDRQVRAALAAQIAVTRTLYDRARPGICMLHPVSRACVGTAFQLYAEILDRIERAGYNVFGHRAVVPRRRRLLVAAGALGRARWLQLRNPSPLPPAGA; encoded by the coding sequence ATGACCCGCCGGGAACTCGACGCCGCCGGCATCCACGACCCGGCCTTACGCTCGGCCTACCAGCGATGCCGGACGGTCAACGCGCGCCACGGCCGCACCTACTTCCTCGCGACCCGATTGCTCTCACCGGCCCAGCGCCCGCCCGTCCACGCGCTCTACGGGTTCGCTCGGCGGCTGGACGACATCGTCGACAAGCCGGCCGGGGGAGCCACCCCCGCCACTATCACCGCGGAGCTCGACGCGGTGGAACGGGACTTCTTCTCGGCCCTCGCCGCCAGGCACAGCGACGATCCACTGCTCGCGTCCGTCATCGACACCTGCGCGAGGTACGAGATCGCGACCCGGCACTTCCGTGCGTTCTTCCGCTCGATGCGGATGGACCTCACCGTGACCGACTACCCGCGGCGCTCGGCGCTCGACGAGTACGTGCACGGCTCGGCGGAGGTGATCGGTCTGCAGGTGTTGCCCGTGCTCGGCACCGTCACGGGCCGCGACGAGGCGGCGCCCCACGCGGCGGCGCTGGGCAAAGCGTTCCAATTGACGAATTTCCTGCGCGACGTCGCGGAGGACCTCGCCCGCAACCGCGTCTACCTCCCCGCCGACGAGCTCGCCGCCTTCGGTGTGGACCGCGACCGCCTGGGCTGGTGCGCCGACCGCGGCCTCGTGGACCGGCAGGTGCGGGCGGCTCTCGCAGCCCAGATCGCCGTCACCCGGACGCTTTACGATCGGGCGCGGCCGGGGATCTGCATGCTGCACCCGGTGTCGCGGGCCTGCGTCGGCACCGCTTTCCAGCTCTACGCGGAGATCCTCGACCGCATCGAACGCGCCGGGTACAACGTCTTCGGCCACCGGGCGGTGGTGCCGCGCCGACGTCGGCTGCTGGTCGCGGCCGGCGCGCTCGGCCGGGCCCGGTGGCTGCAGCTGCGGAACCCGTCGCCGTTGCCGCCGGCGGGGGCGTGA
- a CDS encoding alpha/beta fold hydrolase: protein MPFFEVGDGTRLSYEDYGAGAPMVFVSSWVLNADMWEYQVPFFVEHGFRCVLLDRRGHGRSDRPSSGYDADTGADDLAALIEHLDLRGITLVAHSAGGGEAARYLSRHGAERVLRVAFLASTLPYLKSTEDNPEGIPEAVNEATLAQLRKDRPKWFADRAQGYFATHLGNDVSPALIEHEVRRCLSASPFATAAMFRSNFHTDFRPDLRHITIPTLVVHGVADQSAPIGVTGRRTRKMVPHAVYREYPTAGHGLYVTHAEQLNADILGFLKS from the coding sequence ATGCCTTTCTTCGAGGTCGGTGACGGGACCCGCCTGTCGTACGAGGATTACGGTGCGGGCGCGCCGATGGTGTTCGTCTCCAGTTGGGTGCTGAACGCCGACATGTGGGAGTACCAGGTCCCGTTCTTCGTCGAGCACGGGTTCCGGTGTGTCCTGCTGGACCGGCGGGGGCATGGCCGCTCGGACCGCCCCTCCTCCGGCTACGACGCGGACACCGGCGCCGACGATCTGGCCGCGTTGATCGAGCATCTGGACCTGCGGGGCATCACGCTCGTCGCCCACTCGGCCGGCGGTGGCGAGGCCGCACGCTACCTGTCCCGGCACGGTGCGGAGCGGGTCTTGCGTGTCGCGTTCCTGGCGTCGACGTTGCCGTACCTCAAATCGACCGAGGACAATCCCGAGGGAATTCCCGAGGCGGTCAACGAGGCGACGCTGGCGCAGTTGCGCAAGGACCGGCCGAAGTGGTTCGCCGATCGAGCACAGGGCTATTTCGCCACGCATCTGGGCAACGACGTCTCACCGGCACTGATCGAGCACGAGGTCCGGCGCTGCCTGTCGGCATCGCCGTTCGCGACGGCCGCGATGTTCCGCTCGAACTTCCACACCGACTTCCGCCCGGACCTGCGTCACATCACCATTCCGACGCTGGTTGTGCACGGAGTGGCCGACCAGTCCGCACCCATCGGCGTCACCGGCCGTCGTACCCGGAAGATGGTGCCCCATGCCGTCTACCGGGAGTACCCCACGGCGGGGCACGGCCTGTACGTCACCCACGCCGAACAACTCAACGCCGATATCTTGGGGTTCCTCAAGAGCTGA
- a CDS encoding class I SAM-dependent methyltransferase has product MTEAINTTAVDQPRLEKLLGEVGRDAAGAVALPLALVGDRLGLFSALAAGGSVTSAELAERTGLAERYLREWLLAMAAAGYVTYTEGGSGPEAKRTARYRLSPEQAEVFTNADSPAYVAGLFQAFTAGARVVDRLTEVFRTGEGIGWHEHHQDQFEGTERAFRPVYVANLTSSWIPSLTGVEERLQRGTRVADVGCGFGASTIIMAEAYPNSTFVGIDSHAPSIAQARERAAAAGVADRITFRNAGAADLEGSYDFIAFFDSLHDMPDPVSALRAARAALAPEGRVMLVEPMSWDTVEETISSPMGRVMAGASLFVCLPSGLAGSPAYGLGNQAGPARIVSLAKEAGFNDARIATSNEQNAVYELLP; this is encoded by the coding sequence ATGACAGAGGCGATCAATACCACGGCTGTCGATCAACCTCGGCTGGAGAAGCTGCTCGGGGAGGTCGGGAGGGATGCGGCGGGGGCGGTGGCGTTGCCCTTGGCGTTGGTGGGGGACCGGCTGGGGTTGTTCTCCGCCTTGGCCGCCGGGGGGTCGGTCACGTCGGCGGAACTGGCCGAGCGGACCGGCCTGGCCGAGCGGTATCTCCGCGAGTGGCTGCTGGCGATGGCCGCTGCTGGTTACGTCACGTATACGGAGGGCGGTTCGGGGCCGGAAGCCAAACGGACCGCTCGCTATCGGCTGTCCCCCGAGCAGGCCGAGGTGTTCACCAACGCCGACAGCCCCGCCTATGTCGCGGGGCTGTTCCAGGCCTTCACTGCGGGCGCGCGCGTCGTCGACCGGCTCACCGAGGTGTTCCGGACCGGCGAGGGAATTGGCTGGCACGAGCACCATCAGGACCAGTTCGAGGGCACGGAGCGGGCCTTCCGCCCGGTTTATGTGGCCAACCTGACCAGCTCGTGGATTCCGTCGCTCACGGGAGTCGAGGAACGGCTCCAGCGCGGTACCCGGGTCGCCGATGTCGGCTGCGGGTTCGGGGCGTCGACGATCATCATGGCGGAGGCGTATCCGAACTCGACATTCGTCGGGATCGACTCCCACGCGCCGTCGATCGCGCAGGCCCGTGAACGGGCGGCCGCGGCCGGGGTGGCCGACCGGATCACGTTCCGGAACGCGGGGGCGGCCGACCTGGAGGGCAGTTACGACTTCATCGCCTTTTTCGACTCTCTGCACGACATGCCGGACCCGGTTTCGGCGTTGCGGGCGGCGCGTGCGGCGTTGGCGCCTGAGGGCCGGGTCATGCTGGTCGAGCCGATGAGCTGGGACACGGTCGAGGAAACCATCAGCAGCCCGATGGGGCGTGTGATGGCCGGTGCCTCGCTGTTCGTCTGCCTGCCCAGCGGGCTGGCCGGCTCACCGGCGTACGGGCTGGGCAACCAGGCAGGACCCGCGCGCATCGTGAGCCTGGCCAAGGAGGCGGGGTTCAACGACGCCCGGATCGCGACGTCCAACGAACAGAACGCGGTTTACGAGCTGCTGCCGTGA
- a CDS encoding class II glutamine amidotransferase, translating into MCRLFGLSAGTERVHATFWLLNAPDSLAAQSHRDPDGTGLGTFDADGTPRIRKQPLAAYADRAFAREAKDCESRTFLAHIRFASTGGLEPRNTHPFTQHGRLFAHNGVISDLDVLDAQLGDYRDLVKGDTDSERFFALITKHTDERHGNVSAGLTSAARWVAAHLPLYALNVILTTPDELWALRYPGTHHLYYLHRPAGGVSGDRHLEHTGTAGRIRAHCAPLAQRRCVTVASEPMDDEPGWIDLQPGRLLHVAPDLTVTRRTVLEQPPRHLLTLDDLGAHAAASQQSA; encoded by the coding sequence ATGTGTCGTCTGTTCGGCCTGTCCGCCGGTACCGAGCGGGTTCACGCCACGTTCTGGTTGCTGAACGCGCCCGACAGCCTCGCGGCCCAAAGCCACCGAGACCCCGACGGGACAGGGCTCGGAACGTTCGACGCTGATGGCACGCCCCGGATCCGCAAGCAGCCCTTGGCCGCCTACGCCGACCGCGCGTTCGCGCGCGAGGCCAAGGATTGCGAATCGCGGACGTTCCTCGCGCACATCCGGTTCGCCTCCACCGGCGGGCTGGAACCGCGCAATACCCACCCCTTCACCCAGCACGGGCGTCTGTTCGCGCACAACGGCGTCATCTCCGACCTGGACGTGCTCGACGCGCAGCTCGGCGACTACCGGGACCTGGTCAAGGGCGACACCGACTCCGAACGGTTCTTCGCCCTGATCACCAAGCACACCGACGAACGCCACGGCAACGTGAGCGCCGGCCTCACCAGCGCCGCCCGCTGGGTCGCCGCGCACCTGCCGCTCTACGCCCTCAACGTCATCCTCACCACGCCCGACGAGCTGTGGGCTCTGCGCTACCCCGGCACCCACCACCTCTACTACCTGCACCGCCCCGCCGGCGGCGTATCCGGCGACCGGCACCTCGAGCACACTGGTACCGCGGGCCGCATCCGCGCCCACTGCGCCCCACTGGCCCAGCGTCGCTGCGTCACGGTGGCCAGCGAGCCCATGGACGACGAACCCGGCTGGATCGACCTGCAGCCCGGGCGGCTGCTGCACGTCGCCCCGGACCTGACCGTCACGCGGCGCACCGTCCTCGAACAGCCGCCCCGGCACCTGCTCACACTCGACGACCTCGGCGCACACGCCGCCGCCTCACAGCAAAGCGCCTGA
- a CDS encoding VOC family protein produces MACRISELRVKCLDPQRLAAFWCEVLGFSVLDTDEGAVEIGPREGFGGLQPTLVFSPAVESEAGQRLSFDVNSTDRDQDAELERLLKLGARPADFGQTGEEPWHVLADPEGNVFCLRQARLSS; encoded by the coding sequence ATGGCTTGTCGCATTTCTGAGTTGAGAGTGAAGTGCCTGGATCCGCAACGGCTGGCGGCGTTCTGGTGCGAGGTGCTGGGGTTCAGCGTGCTCGACACCGACGAAGGTGCGGTGGAGATCGGGCCGCGGGAAGGGTTCGGAGGATTGCAGCCGACTCTGGTGTTCAGCCCCGCTGTCGAGTCCGAGGCGGGGCAGCGGCTGAGCTTCGACGTCAACTCCACGGACCGCGATCAGGACGCCGAACTCGAACGCCTCCTGAAGCTCGGGGCGCGCCCGGCCGACTTCGGCCAGACCGGAGAGGAGCCCTGGCACGTCCTGGCCGACCCCGAAGGCAATGTATTCTGCCTCCGGCAAGCGCGCCTGAGCAGCTAA
- a CDS encoding lycopene cyclase domain-containing protein: protein MIPWGYTVPAVASVLAVVALELWALRTGLFRKPGYWITIAVVAGFQIPVDGWLTKTSHAIVRYAPEHLSGLRFPWDIPIEDFLFGYALVTAVLLLWERAAQKEDTE, encoded by the coding sequence GTGATCCCCTGGGGTTACACCGTGCCCGCGGTCGCCTCGGTGCTGGCGGTGGTCGCACTGGAGCTGTGGGCCTTGCGGACCGGCCTGTTCCGCAAGCCCGGCTACTGGATCACCATCGCCGTCGTGGCCGGATTCCAGATCCCCGTGGACGGGTGGCTGACCAAGACCTCACACGCGATTGTGCGCTACGCGCCCGAACACCTCTCCGGGCTCCGCTTCCCCTGGGACATCCCGATCGAGGACTTCCTCTTCGGGTACGCATTGGTGACGGCCGTTCTGCTCCTGTGGGAGCGGGCGGCGCAGAAGGAGGACACCGAGTGA
- a CDS encoding YrhK family protein encodes MLTFGHDELIIRRRYEDLSIAEHILVALWLVAGSVLFLSGSLGTLATWLFLIGSVELLVRPGIRLTRAVHLRRIRRDGAVDSTPDF; translated from the coding sequence GTGCTGACGTTCGGCCACGACGAGCTGATCATCCGCCGGCGGTACGAGGACCTGAGCATCGCGGAGCACATCCTCGTTGCCCTGTGGCTCGTCGCGGGCAGTGTGCTGTTCCTCTCGGGATCCCTGGGCACGCTCGCGACGTGGCTCTTCCTCATCGGCAGCGTCGAGCTGCTGGTCCGACCGGGGATCCGCCTGACTCGCGCCGTGCACCTGCGTCGCATCCGCCGCGACGGGGCGGTGGATTCCACACCCGACTTCTGA
- a CDS encoding class I SAM-dependent methyltransferase: MSPLAEDGLPRAQVPAAFDTEAASYDRLVGANPGYHDHLRLSARRLGLTGGGAGLQVLDAGCGTGASTAALLEVLPDAEITAFDGSAAMLAWARRKDWPPNVRFVHSTIESLGRSGITGPFDAVLAAYLIRNLADPDTQLRALRALLRPGAPIAVHDYSVADSRRARFIWNCVCAAIIIPWGKVTTGDATLYRHLRRSVLRFEGTGALTTRIAAAGFTATRCATMPGWQRGIVHTVVGVRPGETP, from the coding sequence GTGAGCCCGCTCGCCGAAGACGGCCTGCCCCGAGCGCAGGTGCCGGCGGCGTTCGACACCGAAGCCGCCTCCTACGACCGGCTCGTCGGCGCGAACCCCGGCTACCACGACCACCTCCGGCTTTCCGCCCGGCGCCTCGGCCTGACCGGGGGCGGCGCGGGCTTGCAAGTGCTCGACGCCGGGTGCGGCACCGGCGCGTCCACCGCAGCCCTGCTAGAGGTGCTGCCGGACGCCGAAATCACCGCATTCGACGGGTCGGCGGCGATGCTGGCGTGGGCACGGCGCAAGGACTGGCCCCCGAACGTGCGATTCGTGCACAGCACGATCGAAAGCCTGGGACGCTCGGGAATCACGGGTCCGTTCGACGCGGTACTCGCTGCCTACCTGATCCGCAACCTCGCCGACCCGGACACCCAGTTGCGCGCCTTGCGCGCGCTGCTTCGTCCCGGTGCGCCGATCGCCGTCCACGACTATTCCGTCGCCGACTCGCGGCGGGCCAGGTTCATCTGGAACTGCGTGTGCGCCGCGATCATCATCCCTTGGGGCAAGGTCACCACCGGAGACGCGACGCTCTACCGGCACCTGCGGCGCAGCGTGTTGCGGTTCGAGGGCACCGGCGCACTGACCACCCGCATCGCCGCTGCCGGGTTCACCGCCACCCGCTGCGCGACCATGCCCGGCTGGCAGCGCGGGATCGTGCACACCGTCGTCGGCGTCCGGCCCGGGGAGACCCCGTGA
- a CDS encoding acyl carrier protein encodes MATGETGFDDVTYDLVSVQYHSLKAGHDYGQYVRDAENADRQDIADFIRRVMEEDSARAKQCHEFISELSGTSASGPAVT; translated from the coding sequence ATGGCTACCGGAGAAACCGGTTTCGACGACGTCACGTACGACCTGGTGTCCGTGCAGTACCACTCGTTGAAAGCCGGCCACGACTACGGCCAATACGTCCGCGACGCCGAAAACGCCGACCGCCAGGACATCGCCGACTTCATCCGTCGCGTGATGGAAGAGGACTCGGCGCGGGCCAAGCAGTGCCACGAGTTCATCAGCGAACTCTCGGGCACGTCCGCGTCCGGCCCTGCGGTGACCTGA
- a CDS encoding NAD(P)/FAD-dependent oxidoreductase, translating to MTAPVGRDRRLVVHPAPGGLDSAGRLGRRPRVAVVGAGIAGLTAATGLAERGVEVTLYEREDHLGGRAGGWPARLPDGTAVTMSRGFHAFFRQYYNLRALLTRTDPRLERLTPLEDYPLLDACGRTDTFGGLPASPPWNALAFALRSPTFRLRNLLALDGRAALPLATVDVPGIYERLDHVGAAAFLERINFPHAARHLAFEVFSRSFFADPRELSAAELAVMFHLYFLGSNEGLLFDVPTEPFPQALWSPLAEYLTARGVRINLLTDVENVAKSRGTFRVTAGVEEDFDAVVLACEVGGLQLLVEASPGLGTDAWRARIAGLRRAPGFLVRRLWLDRALAATRPPFLGTGGTPPVDNISVLDRYESEARFWARKTGGSVVEVHAYAATTTDVDALSRQMDEQLREIYPETATARAVGEITLWREDCPLFGIGSFANRPTVTTTTPGLVLAGDGIRIDLPVALMERAAATGWAAANSLLTSWGIAGHPLHSVPNRGRLALLNHLVPWLERGSR from the coding sequence GTGACCGCGCCCGTCGGCCGTGATCGCCGGCTCGTGGTCCACCCGGCTCCGGGTGGGCTCGACTCCGCCGGCAGGCTCGGCCGGCGCCCCCGCGTCGCTGTCGTCGGTGCCGGCATCGCAGGCCTCACCGCGGCGACCGGACTGGCCGAACGCGGGGTCGAGGTGACGCTCTACGAGCGCGAAGACCACCTCGGCGGCCGCGCCGGCGGCTGGCCCGCCCGGCTCCCCGACGGCACCGCCGTCACGATGAGCCGGGGTTTTCACGCCTTCTTCCGGCAGTACTACAACCTGCGCGCGCTGCTGACCCGCACGGACCCCCGGCTCGAACGGCTCACCCCACTTGAGGACTACCCGCTGCTCGACGCCTGCGGCCGCACCGATACCTTCGGCGGACTCCCCGCCTCTCCCCCGTGGAACGCGCTCGCGTTCGCCTTGCGCAGCCCCACTTTCCGGCTCCGGAACCTGCTCGCCCTCGACGGCCGCGCCGCGCTGCCCCTGGCGACCGTCGACGTGCCCGGCATCTACGAGCGGCTCGACCACGTCGGCGCCGCCGCCTTCCTCGAGCGCATCAATTTCCCGCACGCGGCACGGCACCTGGCGTTCGAAGTGTTCTCGCGAAGCTTCTTCGCCGACCCGCGCGAATTGTCCGCGGCGGAACTCGCCGTGATGTTCCACCTGTACTTCCTGGGATCGAACGAAGGCCTGCTCTTCGACGTGCCGACCGAGCCATTCCCCCAAGCGCTGTGGTCGCCCTTGGCCGAATACCTGACCGCCCGAGGCGTGAGGATCAACCTCCTGACGGACGTCGAGAACGTCGCCAAGTCCCGTGGCACCTTCCGCGTCACCGCAGGGGTGGAAGAGGACTTCGACGCCGTCGTGCTGGCGTGCGAGGTAGGCGGGCTGCAGTTGCTGGTCGAGGCGTCGCCTGGCCTCGGTACCGACGCCTGGCGGGCGCGGATCGCGGGGCTCCGAAGGGCGCCCGGTTTCCTCGTCCGCCGGCTGTGGCTCGACCGTGCGTTGGCTGCGACACGGCCACCGTTCCTAGGCACGGGCGGCACCCCACCGGTGGACAACATCAGCGTCCTCGACCGCTACGAAAGCGAAGCACGCTTCTGGGCGAGAAAAACCGGCGGCTCAGTGGTCGAAGTGCACGCCTACGCCGCCACCACGACCGATGTCGACGCCCTGTCGAGACAGATGGACGAACAGCTCCGCGAGATCTACCCGGAAACCGCCACCGCTCGTGCGGTCGGCGAGATCACGCTCTGGCGGGAGGACTGTCCGCTGTTCGGGATCGGCAGCTTCGCGAACCGTCCCACCGTCACCACGACCACCCCAGGACTGGTGCTGGCCGGCGACGGCATCCGGATCGATCTGCCGGTCGCCTTGATGGAACGGGCTGCGGCCACCGGCTGGGCCGCCGCGAACTCACTGCTGACGAGCTGGGGCATCGCGGGACACCCGCTCCACTCCGTCCCCAACCGCGGGCGGCTCGCGCTGCTCAACCACCTCGTCCCCTGGCTGGAACGCGGATCGCGATGA